The DNA window GACGGGTAAAGACGAATTCCTGTCCTAGCCGCACACCAAGGCGCAAGGCTTCGACGGGCAGGGAACGTGGTGGAGGCTCCTTCAGGGCGTTCTAGGACGCCAGGTCCGGGGACGCTGGGTCCACTTGGGCCACGCGTTGACGGAGCAGGTCAACAAGATCCCCGAGTTCCTTGATTTGCTCGACCTGCTCATCAAGGAGGATTGGGGGGGGCCGTTGCTCGATGGCCTGAAGGCGCGTGAGGACGTCCTGGTCACTGAGGTCCTCGGCGAGTGCTCGGACTCCCCTGAGCATTTGCTGGAGGATCAGGGACGTCGGCATTCCCTCAGGGTAGGCGCGCCCTCTTGCTTCTGTATGAAAGACTACGGAAGGAGAGTCCTGCGTTCGTCCCTTCTTCTCTTTGAACAGCCTCAACTCGCGTTAAGGAGCCTAGGACAATTGGTCAGGACCAGGAGGACCGCGCCCTTATGCGCGCCGTGCTCAAGCCGTGCTGGGTTGAGGTGGATGGCCAGGGGAGGCCGTACCGCTTGCGCTGGCGCCATCAGGTCTGCCGGGTCACGCGAGTGATCCTCCGGTGGCGGATTGGGGGGCGGTGGTGGCTGGGTGAACCCGCCCGCACCTGTTGGCGTTTGCAGTGTGGGGCGTTCAGGGTAGTTGTTCACCAGTTCGACCCGACCTCTCCCCCCAGCCCGCTCCAGGGGTGGTGGGTCGTCCGGGTCCAGGACTGAACCAGGTTCCCCCTCACCCTGCACTCAGCCCCTGTTAGGCGGAGGGCGGGCCTCACTTCTCGCTCGGACTCGTGCGTTCCACCAGCTCCAACAGGTCTTTGTGCTGCTCCCGCTGCTTCGCCAGCGTGTTCGCCAGCTCCACGTGCTCCGAGAAGTGAGCGCCCGTCCATTGGTTTCGATTTCTGATGAGCCTGGAAGAAGTCTCCACCAGGTGCTGGGATTCGGCCTTCAAGCGCTGCATCTCGCGCTGCAACGCCTGTGCCCGCTCCAGTAGCTGGCTCAGGTCCGGTGGTTGACTCATCCCTCAAGGTAGGCCTGCCTGCCTCTGGAGAGGATCACCAGTGGCTTAAGGTCGGGGTTGGCCTTCCCCCTTGGGCCTCGACCCCATCCACACCCAGCGCGCCTGTCCCGAGATGACCGAAGTCTCAAGATTCCTGACAGACCCCCAGCACTACTGTACGCAGATGGTTTCCCAGCACAACAGCACCGACCGGAGCCCAGAGGAGGCCGGTCCCCCGTGCGACGCGTCCTGGTGATCGACGACTCGGTCGAGGACGCCCTGCTGCTCGAGCTGGCCTTTCAGGAGGTTGCGCCCGCGGTCGAGATCAGTCACGCCCTCGACGGTCAGCAAGCCCTGCAACTCCTTCAGGCGCCTCACGCCCCTGACCTGGTATTGCTGGATCTGCACCTGCCGGGTCAGCAGGGGTTGGACCTGCTGAACGCGCTGCGGGCACAGGTCGGGGATGAGGTGCGGGTGGTGTGCTGGAGCAGCTCTGCCTCGCCACGTGAGCTGGAGGCCATCGCGAGGCGGGAGAATGTGGCTTACGTGGAAAAGCCACTGAGGCATGAGAGCATGCTCATCCTGGTCCAGGGCTGGCTCACTAGCACGCCCTACCCCCGCAGGGCGTAGCCGATGCCCCGGACCGTCCGCACGACCTGGTACGCCCCAACTTCCCGCAACTTGGCGCGGATGTTCGCCATGTGCAGGTCGATCACGTGGCTCCCCTCCGGCAGCCACCCCTCCCAGAGCGCCTGATTGAGCTCCTCCCGGCGGTAGACCCGGCCGCGTTGCCGGGCCAGCACCAGCAGAATCCCCAACTCCGTCGGACTGAACAGCAGTTCGGTGCCCTTGTAGGACGCTCGCCGCTGGGCCGGGAACAGCGTCGGTTCCCCGACGGTCAGGCCGCCGAGACCTCCTCCCGCACGCCGACGCAACTGGGTGTGGATGCGGGCGATCAACTCCTCGCTGTGGAAGGGCTTGACCAGGTAGTCGTCCGCCCCCAGGGTCAGCAGCCGGATCTTCTCCTCCACCGTGTCCCGGGCGGTGAGGACGATGATCGGCACGCGGCTGTCGGCCCGCATCCGGCTGACCACGTCGCTGCCATCGAAGTCGGGCAGGCCGAGGTCCAGCAGGATCAGGTCGGGCTCCTGCTCGCGGGCCTGCATCAGGCCCGCCATCCCGGAATCGGCATGGTGGACAGCGAAGCCGTGGTCCTCCAGATCAAGCGTGAGGAGACGGGCGATATCGGCGGCGTCCTCAATGATGAGGATGCGCGGTGAGGGCACCCTTGCATGGTATGTGACCTCACCGGGAGGTGGGCAAAGGGAACAGGGGGGATGCGGCTCAGGCCTGTCGCTCCTCCAACCTCGCCCCCAGGAACTCCACGTCCAGCCAGTAGGCGGCGTCCTCCTCCCCGTCCCCACCCTGCCAGGCCAGCCGTTCCTGCCACAGGTGCAGCGCTTCCGACCGCGCCTCCTCATGGCACCCGAGGTAGTCGGCCAGCACATTGCGTTCGGCGGGCGCAAGCCCGGAGGAAGGGCCACCCCGGTCTTCCTGATAGGCATCGTCGAGCAGGTCCACGAGTTCGGCGGGGGTCAGGTCAGTAGGGCGCATGGCGGGAGGCTAGCGCGAGGGGTCCGGGCGGAGCAGGCGCGCTACGAACCCGAGTTGGCGAGGCCTTCCTAGACCGCCGAGCTTGACCTTGTTTCACCTGAATGTTAAGTTTCTCACATCCTAGGCGACGGCACGGAAGTGAAGCCACCCGGCTCTTCACCCTCTCATTGTCATGGCACGACCACACGGAAGGGGCTCATGTTGAGACTTCCTGTATTCCCGGCTGCTGCCCTCAGCACCCTCGCCCTCCTCACTGGTTGTGGCCAACAGCAGGCGCATCCCGCGGCGGGGATTTTCTCTGCCAATGCTTCTGCAGCAACCACTAATCCTCTCTTACAGCCCCAGAAGGTCGACCCAAGTAACCTTCGGCTTATCCCGGGTTTCGTCAGCAACATTTCTGTCGTTGCCACCACGGATGCGAATTACAAATGCCCCGATCAAGAAAAACAAAAACGCACCTTAGACATCAATAGTGGCAGTTCTAGCAACCATGTCTACGCCTGCGTTTCCTACACAACTGAAATGAACACGCCTCGGTTGACTATGCTAGATTTCGTTAAATACAGCAATCCAGTAGGTGTTGTCGGCGAACTTGATCAGTCGAGCCTAGATAGGGATTTGAGAAAAAAATGCAGTGATGGCGTAAACCGATCCGGCCAGACATTATACTATAGCCTCACCGATCTTAATAAAAACGTCAAGGGAGACTATATCTATCTGTGCTGGTATACGGGCAGGACACCGACATCAAGTAGTGATCGTACTGGTGCAAACTTACCTGGCTGGGCAGGATCTAAAACTCAGCACTTTGCCGGGGTCGGCGACGTCCAATTGTCCGGTTTCATTCGTGATTTCGATTTTGTAAGCTTCCCGCATTCTGAAGGCCAACCCGCTCCGCGGAAAATTCAGGCTAAGTGCGAAGCGCTGCTGGCGCACGAGCATCCAACCATGAGCGTCACCGTATTAGAAAGAGGTGGGCTCTATGATATTAGGTATGATTCCGAGCATAGCGAGGATTACGCTAATTTTAATTCCGGAACAAGTCTCGATTACGTTTACGGTTGTGCTGTAGTCGCACCCATAAGCGCCTTGCCCACTGTAAACATTACTATTAACGGCACTCCGGGCTACGGTGGGTGGTTCAAAGGACCTCAACGTCCTGTCGCACAAGTTAAGGTCGGAACCGAGTTCGTGTATAAGGCCAGTACACAGCCAAGATGTGGAACGAATCCTCCCGGCTACAACCAGTCTATGGGCCTTCGCCCCTCGACCCCATCGTACGATGACTTCTACTTGTCCACGGTCCCCCTGTCATTCGGCCAGAATGGGGAAGGCAGCGTGTTCTGCTCGCTCGACTGGCCTTGGTACATAGCGAGCGACGAGGCACATGTCAAATATGATAATGCCGCTCCCAGCGTCATCTTCTCCAACCGACACGAAAGTTACGCCATTGACGAAATGGTGGATATCAACTGCATCGCCAGTGATAATGTTTCTGGGGTCGCCAAGGTCTCCGGTCCCTGCAAACTGAAGGGGACTGCTGGTGAACTGCTCGCCAAAGCCAACATCCAGACCTCGCAGCTTCCGTACAGATTGAGTTACGAGGTGAAGGCGACAGATAACGCTGGCAATGAATCCGTGTGGCATTTAAGATTCGTCGTGCAGAAACCCGACGCTCAATCCTTCACCAACCTGACCAATGACCTGGTTCCCATCGTCCATGTCGCCGCTCGCCTGTCGATCTTGTCGACCTACATCACGTACTCCTGGACGCCCGAACGCAAACAGGCGCTGGTGAACGGCTACCGCCAGTACCTCCGGGATTCCATGAAGCAGGGCGTGCCCCAACACGCCGTCGACGTCCTGTCGTTCCTGGTTGGGTACCTCTAACCGCCTGGCTGCAACAAAAAAGCCCCCTCCCGCCCCAGCCGAAGCTGAGAGGGAGGGGGGCATTTTGGAGCCATCAATTCGAAGAGCTGGTTCCCTACTTCGCCAGCCAGCCTTGCATCTCGCGCCAACTGCCGCGCCCGTAGCCGTCCTCTCCCCCACCGTGCAGTTGGCGCCACTGCCAGGCGTTCGCCTCCCGGGCCATCGTCGCCCACGCTCCGTCCTTGCGTTGAGCGTGGTAGAGCTGGCGCTCCTGCGTGTCGCTGTCAGTGGTCGGTAGGGGGCGGCCGGGCCGGAAGTCAGTCACGAGGACAGAGGGTACTACGGGAAGTCAGCGCGTCCACACCTTCTCGCTCCAACCGCCTTCCCTTAACCCCAGCTTTAAGAACTTCACAGACTTGCCGCACCCCTGCTCCTACACTCAGTGCACGCCAAGGCAAGGGATCGACGAGCTGCGGCGCATTGCCCTTCCTTCCATTTCCAGCTTTATTCCGGCCCGCCTCCTCTGAGGGCGGGTCTTCTCTCTGCGGGCTTGCAGACCGCCCCTCGAGCATGTGAAAGTGGGCGTACGGGCACAGCACAGTGAAACGGAGCAGAAAGCTGGAACGCTGCTGCCCGGAGAGGAGCACGATGCAAAGGAACAGACGACCGGCATGGGTGGTAGGTTCAATCTCAGCTCTGGCACTCTCCGCCTGCGGATCAGTTCAACAGCAGGTCCCACAAGCACTCCTCCAGCCGCAGATCACCTTCGGTCAGCGGGACGGGGGCGAGCACCCCTACGTCGGCACCCTCCTGTTCGTGCAGAACGGGGAAGGTTATTTCAGCTGCACCGGCACCCTCCTCACGCCCACGGTGATGCTCACCGCCGGACACTGCGTGGAAGGCACGGGCGGTAAGGCGAACGACGAGACGTGGGTCCGCTTCGACGAGGACGCCATCTCGGATTACTTCGCGCCCACCTCTGCCTGGCTGGCCGCCAAATGGATCAAGGCGAAAACCGTCATCCCACACCCACTGTATGACGATTACTCCGCGTTCCCGGATACGTATGACGTGGGGCTGGTGATCCTTAGCCAGCCGGTCAACGTGGGCACCTATGGCAAGCTTCCCCCGTTGGGGTACTTCGACACAACTCCACAGGCTCAGTTGAAAGCCCAATTGTTCGAGCCCGTAGGGTACGGCTTGTTGGGCAAAGCGCCGCCGACCAGCAACAAGCCCATCCCGGACGACTACGCCCGGTATAAGGGCCTGCAGCGCTTCATCGAGGTGAACAGCACCAACACGGGCACCCAGAGCGTGAAGCTCACCAACAATCCCGGCGCGGGCAACGGTGGGGGCGGCACCTGCAACGGCGACTCTGGTGGCCCCACCCTGTTCAACAACACCAGCGTGATCGCTGCCGTCAATTCCTTCAGCGTGACGCCCAACTGCAAGGGCAACGACTTCATGTTCCGGATGGACACCCGGCTCGCCCAGGACTTCGTCAAGCCGTACCTGCGTTGAGACCAGCCGCGAGGGGTGGAGTGGCCTGGTCGCTCACCTCCTGAGCAGAAGGCGGGACAATACAGCACCTGTCTCAGGTCAAGCTCTGCCCCTTCCCGACAACCCGGCGCCCCGCTCGTTTGTCGTTGAGCAGGGCTTTTCTTTGGCCGGTCACTCTGCCCGGTTCCCCTCGCCCGGCCCCACGAACTCCACGTCCAGCCAGTAGGCGGCGTCGTCAGTGTCCCCACCCTGCCAGGCGAGGCGTTCCTGCCAGAGATGCAGCGCCTCGGCACGAGCCTCCTCGTGGCAGCCGAGGTAGTCGGCCAGGGCCTCACGCTCCGCGAGGGCCAGTCCTGCGGGGGGACCGCCCCGATCCTCCTGGTAAGCGTCGTCGAGGAGGTCTACGAGTTCGGCGGGAGTCAGGTCGGCGGGGCGCATATTGGCGCAGAGGGTAGCGTGGTGTCCGAGACGAGAATGCGGCAAAACAGTGACACGCCGCGTGGCAGCATCTCCCTATGGGCCGTGAACAGGAAGTCCGGGTGCTCCTCAGCCAGAGCGAGCTGGCCTTGGTGGGCGCCGCCGCGCAGCAGACGGGGATGGAGTTGTCCGCCTTTCTCCGCCACGCCGCGCTGGCCCTTGCGGGGGACCTCCGGCCACAGCGTTACACCAAGTACGAGCTGAACAGCATTTACCGGGAGGCGGCGAGCCGGGGCCACGTCTGGGAGGAGCACGAACTGCGCGAGCGAGGACTTCCGCTCTACTGGAGCGAGCCCTGGGTGCGCGCCCGGCTCGCGGAGGGCAAATCCACGAAGCAACTGGCGATTCTCAGCGGTTCCCATGAACGCAGCGTGCAGAACCATGTGCGAACCTTGCACGGGATCAGGGCGTTCCGCACCCTGACGGACGCGGAGATCATCTCCATCCCGGAACGCTACGCGGCGGGCGAGCCCCGGAAGGAGATTGCCGCCGACCTGGGCGTGTCCAACGTGACCATCGGGAAGTACCTCAAAGGGCTGCCCACCGAGCGGGAACGCGACGCCCGGGAAGTGCGCGAGCAGATGGCCTCACCACTGGTGGAGCTGGATGAGGCGACCGGACCCGTCCCACCGAACGTGCAGGGGCTGCGCGACTGGTCCGACCGGCTGTTTGCGGAGCGTGCGGCCACCCTGAGCTGGCCAACGTCCACCGAGAGGATTGCCGACGTGCTGTTTGGGGGCAACCGGGTGGTCGCCCGGAGCTGGACGGGCCGCATGCTCCGGAAAAGGCGCCTGGTGAGGCTGACGAAGGGCTGGTTCGATCTGGCAAACGGAGGCGAGCCGAAGCAGGAGCAACAGTGAGGTGAGGGATTGCACGCGCGTGCACAACAACGGCCCACGCCCTATGGAGCGTGGGCCGGACGAGGTGGCCTCAACCTGTTACTGCTCCTCCCAGGTGCGCTGCGAGGGCCAGAAGGTGTTGGCGGTGAACTTGGTGGTGGCGGGGAAGTAGGGGGGCACCGCCCCACCGTTCAGAAAGCGCTTGTCGTAGTGAAAATCGTCGTCGTAACCCTTGGCGAGGTTGAAATTCCCGTCCGCCAGGCCGCGCAACTGGTCCAAACTCTCCGCCAGGCTGCCGAACAGGTGGATCTTCCCGCGGTTGCCGAAGGTCACGGTGCCCTCGTCAATTCCCTCCACCTTGAGGCCCTTCCCGCTGGCCCCAGCGAGCATTGATCCCATGACATACACATCATTCGGCGCGTTCCTGCCGATCAGGACGTGGCCCTGACCACTGATCAGTCCCAGCACGTTCTTGGCGTTCGGGCTCTGCCGGGGGTCGTTGGTGTAGGTCAGGTCGCCTTGAATCTTCATGTCCCCGCTGGAGGCGATGTTGAGCTGCGAGTCGGGGGCGAGGGCGGGCGGAACTTGCGTCGGCACCGAGTTGCTGGGCGCGGGGCTGGGTACAGTCCCGGTGCGGGCCGGGCCTTGCAGGGACAGAATGCTCCCGTTGGCATAGAGCTGCCCATTGGGCACCCCCTGGAGCGTCGTGCTGGTGCTGCCGCTCGTGACGGTGGTGGTCTTGGCGGTGTAGCTCACCTCGATGCGCGTGACGACGCCCGCCGCGTCAGTGATGTTGTACACCTGGTTACTGCCGTTCACGGACAGGCGAACATCCTGGGCGTTCCCCTGAATGAAAATTCCACCCGACACGCTCCCATTTTTCTTGGGCACGTAAACGCCACTCGTGGGAACGCAACTCGACGTCTGCCCGGTGGCCTGACAGATTTCGGCATTGGTCAGCGCGTCGGTGGCGTTGTTCTCGTCCAGCCCCAGTGCGGCTCGGGCCTGGGAGTACGCATTGTTGGGGAGCGGCACGGAGTCCGTCACATGCTGCTGACCGTACCCGCCGTAGCCCGGCTGGGTGCAGTCATTCGTTTGGTTGGCTGTGGCCTGCCAGGTCCTGGCCGAGCAGTTGTACATCAAGGTGGTGGGTGACGCGACGGTCAGGCCGTACTGAAAGACGGGTGTGCCCGCCAGCGCGAGGTTCTTGTTGAAGTGGACCGGCCCGTCGAAAGCTGAGCCTGTGCCGAAATACCCGCCAGAGGTGGAGCCCCCATCGTCGGCAAGCAGCACGTACTGGTTGAGGTACTGACGTCCCAGTACCAAGCGCATGGTGCCGCCGGTGGTGACGGTGCGGCGGAAGGTGCTGCTGGTCCCCACCCCCTGGATGGTGTAGTCCACGTAGTAGACCTGCCCAGCCTTCGAGAAGCTCGCCTCGTCCACCCGCATGTTGGTGAACTGGAGCTGTCCGGTGGAGCTGCCCCCGTTGTCAGGGGCGACGATGCTCACGGTGGTTCCGCTCATGCCATTGAGCGCGGTCAGAACCGAGGAGTATGAGCCCTCGGGGATGATGGGGTCCTGGTCAGCGCTCTTGCCACTTGTGGAAAAGGCGGTTGCATACGGCTTCAGCACGTCATTCGTGCTCTTCAGGCCCTCGTTGACAAGGGTGCCGGTCACCTGGGCCACGCTTGCCTCCGCAAGCGCCCGCGCGCGCACGAGACCCTGGCTGGAATTGGTTTGCATCAGTTCGCTCACCGAATTACTCGTCAGCATGAAGGTGATCAGCAGCACCAGCACCATCACCGCGAGGGCGCTGGCGAGGGCAAAGCCCTGGGTGGGACGATGCATGGGGCCTCCGGAAGACTCAGGGCGCCGCATTCAGGGTCGCCTTGCGCATGAACACGCTGTTGGTGAGGGAGAAGGTGGGCGTCCCGCCCGAGGTGCGGGTGCGGGATTCCTGACCCGTCAAGGTCACCCGCACGACGCTTGGGGAGTTGGTGGGTGCATTGGAAAAGGTCAGGCCGTCAGGGGAATACTCCAGCTTGAGCCCGCTGATGTAGTAGGCGACCACCTGGGGGTCCTGCCCGTCAATCTGCCGGTACAGCGTTGATACGTTCTGCGTGCCGAGCTGCGCGGTGCCGACGTAGTACCGGATCACGCTGATCTTGATCAGCGCCGCGTCCGGCGACCACGACATGTCGTCCAGGGTGTAGCCGTGGTGCTGCAACTTGATGTTGCCGTTCCCGCCACCCGAGTCGTTCCCGGTGCAGGGATTGGTTTCGTGCGTCTGCACCCAGCGGGTCTGGGTCCCCACCATGACCAGGGCCCAGTCATCGCCGGTGAACACATCGGAACAGGAGCGCCCCGCGCTGTTGGGCGAGTTCACGGGGGTCACCGCATTCCGCGAGAAGGAATTGCTGCTGGGGTAGCCGCCCGGCTTGGGGATGGTGAAGTAGCCGTTCGTGTTGGCGGTGGTGATGCTCAGCACCTGGTTGGTGCTGAGCACACTCTTCAGGTCCGTGGGCACGCTGGCCTCGCTGTACAGTACTCGGGAACCGGTAGCCTGACGCAGGTCCTGGGCGATGACCTCCAGGCTGGACCGCACGCTCTCCTGGAGGGGAATTCGCTCCTGCTCCACGCTCTGCACCCGGGCGGTGGTGGTGAGCAGCGCGCTGGCCGCGCCGATTACGATCAGGGCAAGCGCCGCCGCCACCAGCAGCTCGATGAGCGTGAAACCGCTCTGCCTACTGGGTGAAGCGGGTGTAGACGTTGACACGCTGTTCCTCCTTTTGCTGCCAGGCCACGGTGACACTCAGGGCCCACACGGTGGCGTTCATGCCGCTGGAGATGGGCGTGGCGACGATGGTGGATTTGAAGGGCACGAACTGGGTGTTCAGGGTGGCGCCGTCCGCCACATGGGACGCGATGGCCGTGTCCTTGGTGTAGTCGCGCTTGTAGTCGTAAGTGCAGGTCACGACCTTGGTCGCCGACTTGGTGCACACCCCGGCAACCGTATCCAGAGGCTCACGGCCGCTGCGGTACCGGTCGAGCCAGGTTTCGGCGGCCGTCAGGGCCTGGCTGCGTGTCCGGGACTTTGAGTTGCTGAGCATGCTGGCCGTCAGCAGGGGCATCACGGAGGCGACGATCACCAGCACAATCACGATCGCCACGAGCACCTCGGTGATCGTCAGGCCGTCCTGGCGCCTCACGAGAGCCTCGCGAAGCCCAGGGCCGTCACGCGCACGGTGAGCTTCGTCTTGCTGTCCCCACCCAGAAACGTGGTGTTCGTGGTGGCGTTGCCCCCGCTCAGCGTGGCATTGGCGAAGCCCCGGGTGTCGAAGGTGTAGGCGGTGGCGACGTTGGTCAGGGTCAGCCGGGCGCGGGTGAAGTTGGTCGTCCGGATGGTCTTCCAGGTTGTGCCGTTTTGTGCTTCGACCGTGTACTTGTCCGAAGCCAGGGTGAGACGGTAGGGCACGCCTTCGCTCATGGTCTTGGTGCGGTACAGGTTGAAGTCGGCGGCCAGCCCGGAGAGATCGGAGCGGATCCGCTGGCTCTGAATCCAGGGCATCAGCATGAGTGCAGCGATGCTGAGCAGGATGCCCAGCACGCCGAGCACCACCAGCAATTCGAGGAGGGTAAAGCCCGCTTGGGCACGTGGAGGCGACACGCCTCCAGTATCCGGAGCTCACTTCCTGCGCATCAGTCCCCGATTGGGGGAATAAGTGTGATGTTTTCCCGATTTATGCGCCAGAGAATGGCCGTTGGCTTCTGGGCCACTGGATTCCTAGATGAAGTGCAGCGGCCCGGGCCCTTCGCGCCTCGCCCTAGACCTAAGCCAGCGTGGGGCACCGCCGTCATGTCACCAGGGCACGAAGTAACGTCGTGAAGGCAGACCAGGTGAACCCGAGCAACACGACCACGACGGTGAAGGTCACGACGGCCAGGATCCAGAGCCCAGGCCGGGAGGGCTGATGTGGCATACCGCACTCTAAGCCTGGGCCTCCGTTGCGGCCTTCAGACGGCAAGGGTGCTGGCTCAACTTGTCGGGTGGGGTAGGGGTGCCCCTACCTGTACCCCCGCTGCTCGCAGCTTGTTCTGCCAGCGCTCACTCGGCGGGGGCCAGGCCGGAGGAGGCGCCGCCTCGGTCCTCTCGTTAGGCATCGTCGAGCAGGTCCACACGCTCGGGAGTGGTGAGGTCAACGGGGCGCATGGGAAGGCAGAGTAGCGCTCAACCCGCGTCCTCAAGTTCAGCATCAAGCCAGTTCAAGGTGTAAAAGGCGGCCTCTAGGCGGGGCGGGACATCCCGCCCCGCCTGCGTCCTGGCCCACTCTCTCCAGTAGCCGATAGCCTCAGCCCAACTTTGCCTTGAGCCGACGTCGCATCTCCTTTTCCCTCCCACGAGCACGCCGACATTCTAGACAGATTCGCTGCTTCCCATTGAAGTAGGTGTTTTTTTCGGTGAACGGATGTCCATGTTTGCAATGCGTTTTTCTGGCATTTCTAGCACCAGTCCCAATACCTCGCAGAGTGTTTACCCCAGCGGTAACCACATCTAAATGATCGGGGTTAACGCAGAGAGTATTCCTGCAAACATGGTCTACAACCATATCAGTCGGGATGTTCCTACCAGCCAGAACTAAGGCAATACGGTGAGCTTTATAAAGCTTTTGCCGAATTCTGCACACTCCATAAGGCGTTGGCTTATGGGAGTCGTGCGCCCCTGTCCATATCCAGCACGTCTGCGTTTTCTTGACCTTTTCTTGAAACCGGGTCTTGTCCAACTCGGTCAGGGCGGGGATTTCATGTGCAGGTAGTCTCATATCCGCCTCTCGAAGACAGGTGACAGCGCCCGCCCAGAAAGGCGGGCGGGAGTCGGCTTACTCAGTCGGCGGCGTTCTCGTGCTCGGGGAGGGCTCGAACATCCTCCT is part of the Deinococcus apachensis DSM 19763 genome and encodes:
- a CDS encoding response regulator, with the translated sequence MRRVLVIDDSVEDALLLELAFQEVAPAVEISHALDGQQALQLLQAPHAPDLVLLDLHLPGQQGLDLLNALRAQVGDEVRVVCWSSSASPRELEAIARRENVAYVEKPLRHESMLILVQGWLTSTPYPRRA
- a CDS encoding response regulator transcription factor — translated: MPSPRILIIEDAADIARLLTLDLEDHGFAVHHADSGMAGLMQAREQEPDLILLDLGLPDFDGSDVVSRMRADSRVPIIVLTARDTVEEKIRLLTLGADDYLVKPFHSEELIARIHTQLRRRAGGGLGGLTVGEPTLFPAQRRASYKGTELLFSPTELGILLVLARQRGRVYRREELNQALWEGWLPEGSHVIDLHMANIRAKLREVGAYQVVRTVRGIGYALRG
- a CDS encoding trypsin-like serine protease, whose product is MQRNRRPAWVVGSISALALSACGSVQQQVPQALLQPQITFGQRDGGEHPYVGTLLFVQNGEGYFSCTGTLLTPTVMLTAGHCVEGTGGKANDETWVRFDEDAISDYFAPTSAWLAAKWIKAKTVIPHPLYDDYSAFPDTYDVGLVILSQPVNVGTYGKLPPLGYFDTTPQAQLKAQLFEPVGYGLLGKAPPTSNKPIPDDYARYKGLQRFIEVNSTNTGTQSVKLTNNPGAGNGGGGTCNGDSGGPTLFNNTSVIAAVNSFSVTPNCKGNDFMFRMDTRLAQDFVKPYLR
- a CDS encoding DUF4900 domain-containing protein, which encodes MHRPTQGFALASALAVMVLVLLITFMLTSNSVSELMQTNSSQGLVRARALAEASVAQVTGTLVNEGLKSTNDVLKPYATAFSTSGKSADQDPIIPEGSYSSVLTALNGMSGTTVSIVAPDNGGSSTGQLQFTNMRVDEASFSKAGQVYYVDYTIQGVGTSSTFRRTVTTGGTMRLVLGRQYLNQYVLLADDGGSTSGGYFGTGSAFDGPVHFNKNLALAGTPVFQYGLTVASPTTLMYNCSARTWQATANQTNDCTQPGYGGYGQQHVTDSVPLPNNAYSQARAALGLDENNATDALTNAEICQATGQTSSCVPTSGVYVPKKNGSVSGGIFIQGNAQDVRLSVNGSNQVYNITDAAGVVTRIEVSYTAKTTTVTSGSTSTTLQGVPNGQLYANGSILSLQGPARTGTVPSPAPSNSVPTQVPPALAPDSQLNIASSGDMKIQGDLTYTNDPRQSPNAKNVLGLISGQGHVLIGRNAPNDVYVMGSMLAGASGKGLKVEGIDEGTVTFGNRGKIHLFGSLAESLDQLRGLADGNFNLAKGYDDDFHYDKRFLNGGAVPPYFPATTKFTANTFWPSQRTWEEQ
- a CDS encoding PilW family protein, whose translation is MSTSTPASPSRQSGFTLIELLVAAALALIVIGAASALLTTTARVQSVEQERIPLQESVRSSLEVIAQDLRQATGSRVLYSEASVPTDLKSVLSTNQVLSITTANTNGYFTIPKPGGYPSSNSFSRNAVTPVNSPNSAGRSCSDVFTGDDWALVMVGTQTRWVQTHETNPCTGNDSGGGNGNIKLQHHGYTLDDMSWSPDAALIKISVIRYYVGTAQLGTQNVSTLYRQIDGQDPQVVAYYISGLKLEYSPDGLTFSNAPTNSPSVVRVTLTGQESRTRTSGGTPTFSLTNSVFMRKATLNAAP
- a CDS encoding prepilin-type N-terminal cleavage/methylation domain-containing protein encodes the protein MRRQDGLTITEVLVAIVIVLVIVASVMPLLTASMLSNSKSRTRSQALTAAETWLDRYRSGREPLDTVAGVCTKSATKVVTCTYDYKRDYTKDTAIASHVADGATLNTQFVPFKSTIVATPISSGMNATVWALSVTVAWQQKEEQRVNVYTRFTQ
- a CDS encoding prepilin-type N-terminal cleavage/methylation domain-containing protein, producing MSPPRAQAGFTLLELLVVLGVLGILLSIAALMLMPWIQSQRIRSDLSGLAADFNLYRTKTMSEGVPYRLTLASDKYTVEAQNGTTWKTIRTTNFTRARLTLTNVATAYTFDTRGFANATLSGGNATTNTTFLGGDSKTKLTVRVTALGFARLS
- a CDS encoding HNH endonuclease signature motif containing protein — encoded protein: MRLPAHEIPALTELDKTRFQEKVKKTQTCWIWTGAHDSHKPTPYGVCRIRQKLYKAHRIALVLAGRNIPTDMVVDHVCRNTLCVNPDHLDVVTAGVNTLRGIGTGARNARKTHCKHGHPFTEKNTYFNGKQRICLECRRARGREKEMRRRLKAKLG